A genomic window from Bicyclus anynana chromosome 11, ilBicAnyn1.1, whole genome shotgun sequence includes:
- the LOC112053409 gene encoding raffinose invertase-like, with protein MRVFVKLMDVFNLVLCLCVICGTINSSPDIFVKQKRKYRPIYHLTSSQGWMNNPAGITVFRRKYHIFYQLHPYNAPLGLVSWGHAISTNLVDWLHYPAALVPSKTYDRHGCLSGTALVNWRFLTLFYTGHRISNNVSYETQNIAMSRDGIIFKKYIYNPVIKQSPINTKVLRNPKVWRFRNYWYMILGTTSILGTGELLLYTSPDMFNWKLYRTVATSYGDMGYIWENPDLFKLNGHHVLLLSAIGIQVPSDDYRFNNKYQVGYVVTRFDYLTARFEDLELSAATFHQLDNGHDFYAPKTLSSNGRRILIAWMGMWENNFTSTTFGWAGMMTLPRELSLNVDGRILMTPIKEIVSLRTELVESAWYEPGEMFLAGYKSFELLVNSTSPFSDTVLIFDWITGAFSIRYSAEFGYISVDRGDDDGERRAYWSPEKYIFLRIFVDASSVEIFCGEGEVVFSSRIYPNAMIIRVEGSTNVYIVQYRLRRSVRFDSLKYRP; from the coding sequence ATGCGCGTATTTGTAAAACTAATGGACGTGTTCAACCTGGTCTTGTGCCTCTGTGTTATCTGCGGTACTATAAACAGTTCTCCCGACATTTTTGTGAAGCAAAAGAGAAAATATCGGCCCATCTATCATTTGACATCATCGCAGGGTTGGATGAATAATCCAGCGGGCATCACGGTATTCAGGAGGAAATACCACATTTTCTACCAGCTCCACCCCTACAACGCGCCGTTGGGACTCGTGAGTTGGGGCCACGCGATCAGTACCAACTTGGTAGACTGGCTCCATTACCCAGCAGCCTTGGTGCCCAGCAAAACATATGACAGACATGGCTGCCTCTCTGGCACGGCGTTAGTGAACTGGCGTTTCCTCACTTTATTTTACACTGGACACAGAATCTCCAATAACGTTAGTTACGAAACGCAAAACATTGCCATGAGTCGCGATGGAATTATCTTCAAAAAATACATCTATAATCCGGTTATAAAACAATCTCCCATAAATACAAAAGTGCTGAGAAACCCTAAAGTGTGGCGGTTTCGAAATTATTGGTATATGATTTTGGGGACCACTTCGATACTGGGCACCGGTGAACTGCTTCTGTATACTTCTCCAGATATGTTCAATTGGAAGCTGTATAGGACGGTGGCAACCTCTTACGGGGACATGGGCTATATTTGGGAGAATCCTGATTTATTCAAATTGAATGGTCATCACGTACTTCTATTATCGGCTATAGGAATACAGGTACCGTCAGACGATTACAGGTTTAATAATAAGTATCAAGTGGGATACGTCGTTACGAGATTTGATTACCTGACAGCCCGATTCGAAGATTTGGAATTATCAGCAGCGACTTTCCATCAGCTGGACAACGGACACGATTTCTACGCTCCAAAGACATTGTCTTCTAACGGAAGAAGGATTTTGATAGCTTGGATGGGCATGTGGGAAAATAATTTCACCTCTACCACGTTCGGCTGGGCTGGGATGATGACGTTGCCCCGTGAACTTAGTCTGAACGTAGATGGGCGTATTCTTATGACACCTATTAAGGAAATCGTCAGCTTACGTACGGAATTAGTAGAAAGCGCGTGGTACGAACCTGGAGAAATGTTCCTAGCGGGGTATAAGTCTTTCGAACTACTGGTGAATTCAACGTCGCCGTTCTCGGACACTGTGCTTATATTTGATTGGATAACTGGAGCTTTTAGTATCAGATACTCTGCAGAATTTGGATATATAAGCGTGGACCGAGGAGATGATGACGGCGAAAGGAGAGCGTATTGGTCACCcgagaaatatatttttctacgaATTTTCGTTGATGCCAGTTCTGTGGAAATCTTTTGCGGGGAAGGTGAGGTGGTGTTCAGTAGCCGCATATATCCAAATGCTATGATAATCCGAGTAGAAGGCAGTACTAATGTGTATATCGTACAGTACCGATTGCGTAGAAGCGTTAGATTCGACAGTCTAAAATATCGTCCTTAA